A window of the Miscanthus floridulus cultivar M001 chromosome 14, ASM1932011v1, whole genome shotgun sequence genome harbors these coding sequences:
- the LOC136503091 gene encoding uncharacterized protein, translating into MAAYCQEVRRLEDIFDSLELNHIPRHLNEAADALTKAASGREPVPTGVFADDQHKSSVRYEGSEQADDGPSNLAPRADPPTAPSDPEVMELEEDPAIEPDPLNDWRMLFLDYLLRDTLSTDKTEARRLAHRTKSFVLVEGELYKRSHIRILQLCIPSEQGRLLLSNIHGGVCGHQATPRTLVGNAFRQGFYWPTAVADAEQIVCAYEECQYYARQTHLPA; encoded by the coding sequence atggcggcgtactgccaagaagtccgacggctagAGGACATATTCGacagcctcgagctcaatcacatcccaaggcacctcaacgaagcggccgacgcGCTCACAAAAGCAgcgtccggccgagagccagtgccaacGGGTGTCTTCGCCGATGATCAACACAAGTCCTCGGTGCGCTATGAGGGGTCGGAacaggccgacgatggcccatctaatcTAGCCCCGAGGGCCGACCCGCCGACTGCTCcgtccgaccccgaggtcatggagcttgaagaggatccagccatagagcccgaccctctgaatgactggagaatgcttttccttgactacctcctccgcgacaCACTATCGACGGACAAGACGGAAGCACGACGGCTCGCACATCgcaccaagtccttcgttcttgtagaaggagaactctacaaacggagccacatcaggatcctacagctctgcatCCCCAGCGAACAGGGAAGACTTCTGCTAAGCAACATCCATGgcggggtctgcggtcaccaagCCACGccgaggaccttggttggaaatgcattccgacagggcttctactggcccaccgcagtagccgacgctgagcaAATTGTATGTGCCTACGAAgagtgtcagtactacgctcgacagactcacctcccggcctag